Proteins from one Oncorhynchus masou masou isolate Uvic2021 chromosome 12, UVic_Omas_1.1, whole genome shotgun sequence genomic window:
- the LOC135549224 gene encoding brain-specific homeobox protein homolog yields the protein MNLNYTSPMPQMPAQRSTSFFIEDILLHKPKPLRDVFHSPFSSSLASRMPLLEYGYPLMPTPILAHHPHHTLQKLDHHQYFFTSGMQMPALFQHHPELPGKHCRRRKARTVFSDSQLSGLEKRFEIQRYLSTPERVELATALSLSETQVKTWFQNRRMKHKKQLRKTQDDQKNPNDLDRSMDNASESELNEKNTDDVNSGIVPNSYILENEDDVDIEDDICSPEPSL from the exons ATGAATCTGAACTATACATCCCCCATGCCTCAGATGCCAGCCCAGAGGTCAACGTCGTTCTTCATCGAAGATATTTTATTACACAAACCCAAGCCTCTGAGAGACGTCTTCCACTCGCCGTTCTCAAGCTCTCTGGCGTCCCGAATGCCTCTCCTAGAATATGGATACCCACTGATGCCCACTCCGATACTAGCGCATCACCCGCACCATACTCTACAAAAACTGGACCATCACCAGTATTTCTTTACGTCTG GGATGCAAATGCCGGCTTTATTTCAGCATCATCCAGAGTTACCCGGCAAGCATTGCAGACGCAGGAAGGCGAGAACGGTTTTCTCGGATTCTCAACTATCTGGTCTTGAAAAGAGATTTGAGATACAACGGTACCTATCCACGCCAGAACGAGTGGAGTTGGCAACAGCGTTAAGTCTCTCGGAAACCCAG GTGAAAACATGGTTTCAAAACAGAAGGATGAAGCATAAAAAGCAACTGAGGAAAACACAAGATGACCAGAAAAATCCGAATGATTTAGATAGATCCATGGATAACGCAAGTGAGAGTGAACTCAACGAAAAAAATACAGATGATGTTAACAGTGGAATCGTGCCGAACTCGTACATTTTGGAAAATGAGGACGATGTTGATATCGAGGATGACATTTGCTCGCCAGAACCTTCACTATAG
- the LOC135549223 gene encoding lens fiber membrane intrinsic protein-like, producing the protein MYSFMGGGLFCAGVGNILLIVSTATDYWMQYRHSNNYMHQGLWRYCMPGKCFTHNDSIAHLDATRALMILSLLACFIGIIIGIMAFIHSSFFNRFDKTFAAGILFFISCFFVLLAMAVYTGVTINYYGKRYGNWRFSWSFIIGWVSVVLNFFSGIFYMCAYRMHECPRNSNSH; encoded by the exons ATGTACAGCTTCATGGGCGGAGGGCTGTTCTGTGCAGGCGTGGGGAACATCCTCCTGATTGTTTCTACGGCAACCGATTATTGGATGCAGTACCGGCACTCCAACAACTACATGCATCAGGGCCTGTGGCGGTACTGCATGCCGGGGAAATGCTTTACACACAATGACAGCATTG CCCACTTGGATGCCACCCGAGCACTTATGATTCTCTCTCTTCTGGCCTGTTTCATTGGCATCATTATCGGCATCATGGCCTTCATCCACTCCTCGTTCTTCAACAGGTTTGACAAAACCTTTGCTGCAGGCATATTGTTCTTCATCTCAT gCTTTTTCGTGTTGCTAGCAATGGCAGTGTACACTGGCGTGACAATTAATTACTATGGTAAACGCTATGGCAACTGGAGGTTCTCCTGGTCCTTCATCATTGGCTGGGTGTCAGTGGTGCTAAACTTCTTTTCAG GTATATTCTATATGTGTGCCTATCGGATGCACGAATGCCCCAGAAACTCAAACTCTCACTAG